The genomic interval GGTGCGGGACCGGCCATCACCGCCCAGCCGGCCCACGGCACCACCAGCACCGCTCGACCCAGGTCAGCCCCGCCCAGCGCGATCCGCCAGGGGTCGGGCTGGGGGTTGGCGTCCCCGCGGGTGGTCATCACCGCCGCCCCCTGGACCTGCTCCAGGGCTGCCACCCGGTGCATCACGGGGTGGTTGCCGCGCGCGAACGGGGCAGGGGGCACGAAGGCCACCACGTCACC from Quadrisphaera setariae carries:
- a CDS encoding signal peptidase I; translated protein: MSALSSRMRVLGLLVLFVGLALTAWAQLSGLRAVPVLSGSMTPYAAQGALVVTEPVAPQAVQTGDVVAFVPPAPFARGNHPVMHRVAALEQVQGAAVMTTRGDANPQPDPWRIALGGADLGRAVLVVPWAGWAVMAGPAP